From one Negativicoccus succinicivorans genomic stretch:
- the truB gene encoding tRNA pseudouridine(55) synthase TruB, whose amino-acid sequence MQGIINVLKPAGMTSHDVIYVLRKIYGIRKIGHSGTLDPLAAGVLPVFLGKATRLLAWAPTEPKVYLAEWLVGIATDTEDTSGTIVQQMSAIPELTAEQLETAAASFRGTILQRPSQYSAIKVDGRKAYELARKNQKVELPAREITIHEFTDISYQLPYLRARIVCSQGTYIRALGRDFGKALGIPLTMSFLVRERVGNFTLEDAWTLEEIRAAKEAALRPATDAIRHLPQYRVPTAAAERFRHGQTIRGTISDVTALWCDGQFIGLGKPAAEGGIRPYKVWVEE is encoded by the coding sequence ATGCAGGGAATCATTAATGTACTGAAGCCGGCCGGTATGACATCCCATGATGTCATTTACGTTTTGCGAAAAATTTACGGCATTCGTAAAATAGGCCACTCCGGCACATTGGATCCTTTGGCCGCGGGCGTTTTGCCGGTATTTCTGGGCAAAGCGACGCGGCTTTTGGCATGGGCGCCGACAGAGCCGAAAGTGTATCTTGCGGAGTGGTTGGTGGGCATCGCTACCGATACGGAAGATACGAGCGGCACGATTGTACAACAAATGAGCGCTATCCCCGAACTTACGGCAGAACAACTCGAAACCGCCGCCGCCTCATTTCGCGGGACGATTTTACAACGACCGTCGCAATATTCCGCGATCAAAGTGGATGGACGTAAAGCCTACGAACTGGCGCGGAAAAATCAGAAGGTGGAATTGCCTGCGCGTGAAATCACGATCCACGAGTTTACGGACATTTCTTACCAATTACCGTATTTGCGCGCGCGCATCGTTTGCTCGCAGGGAACGTATATCCGCGCATTGGGAAGAGATTTCGGTAAGGCCTTGGGTATACCGCTGACGATGTCGTTTCTGGTGAGGGAGCGGGTCGGCAATTTTACGCTGGAAGATGCGTGGACACTCGAAGAAATTCGGGCGGCGAAAGAGGCGGCGCTACGTCCTGCGACGGATGCTATACGCCATTTGCCGCAATATCGGGTGCCGACTGCAGCTGCGGAACGCTTTCGCCACGGTCAGACGATTCGCGGTACGATCAGTGATGTAACGGCTCTGTGGTGTGATGGACAATTCATCGGTCTCGGCAAACCGGCGGCAGAAGGGGGCATACGGCCTTATAAAGTGTGGGTGGAAGAATGA
- a CDS encoding DHH family phosphoesterase: MKISEDRLRQTLESVKSVLVVGHVKPDGDCLGSVLAITEALRARGVSADMLVDDTIAEKYLFLPLAKEIHREIPDKKYDHILFMDLSTPTRAGDYAWPENVPIVNIDHHVSNPDYADMLYLDEHAAATGEILTRLFMQWGWDITPSMANALYMAIATDCGFFRYGNTTAQTLAMAAELVDRGARPDRISQAMDSLPKEALTILGPIMSTLQFAADHRLSYIVMDKAAIESGRHYVDTYLDLARNIEGVELTLQFKYDEPQKTYVSFRSKNSVDVSKLAAQFGGGGHIRAAGCTMYTDLATAIAEVLPKAEAALTYAGNH; this comes from the coding sequence ATGAAGATCAGTGAAGACAGATTGCGTCAGACATTGGAGAGTGTCAAGTCGGTACTGGTAGTCGGCCACGTTAAACCGGACGGTGATTGTCTCGGTTCGGTTTTGGCGATCACGGAAGCATTGCGCGCCCGTGGTGTGTCGGCTGATATGCTGGTCGACGACACCATTGCGGAAAAATATCTGTTCTTACCGTTGGCGAAAGAAATACACCGTGAAATTCCCGACAAAAAATATGATCACATTTTGTTCATGGATTTAAGCACGCCGACACGCGCCGGCGATTATGCCTGGCCGGAAAACGTGCCGATTGTGAATATCGATCATCACGTTTCGAATCCTGATTATGCGGACATGCTTTATCTCGACGAGCATGCCGCCGCGACGGGCGAAATTTTAACCCGTCTCTTTATGCAATGGGGCTGGGATATTACGCCGTCCATGGCGAATGCACTCTACATGGCGATTGCTACCGATTGCGGCTTTTTCCGCTATGGCAATACGACGGCGCAAACGCTTGCAATGGCGGCCGAGTTGGTAGATCGCGGCGCACGCCCCGACCGTATTTCGCAGGCCATGGATTCGTTGCCGAAAGAAGCGTTGACGATTTTGGGGCCGATCATGTCCACATTGCAATTTGCGGCCGATCACCGATTGAGTTATATCGTTATGGATAAAGCGGCTATCGAGTCTGGTCGTCATTATGTCGACACCTATCTCGATTTGGCTCGCAACATCGAAGGTGTGGAACTCACACTGCAATTTAAATATGATGAGCCGCAAAAAACGTATGTAAGCTTCCGTTCTAAAAACAGTGTCGATGTATCGAAGTTGGCAGCACAATTCGGCGGCGGCGGACATATTCGCGCGGCAGGGTGCACCATGTACACCGACCTTGCGACGGCGATCGCCGAAGTGTTGCCGAAAGCAGAGGCTGCGTTGACTTATGCAGGGAATCATTAA
- the infB gene encoding translation initiation factor IF-2: MQKFRVWELAKQYNKTDKDIISTLKSHNVEVKSHLSVVDEKTKQLLDRVYAGKPATGSTETKAAATKSAAAASPSTPKQPRRRRPARTVRFDQQSGKPKEEFLVDGKGRKLETKPKVQPRPQKVAAKQAAKSAPAKQVAVKRAESAKKQERSVNVQQHGGADIRRSPQKKAQPTVRPEEKLRADEGQRSSRPVEKRAHKAAQRTQSSSRNMADHNAVANLEEGSGKDRGGRKANRNQRRNQRGRNQNKNDRRGKERGTSLLAQSIKKSRAKGKNKNEHAHDNAEAVTEVAMPPSVTVKELAELFKKEVGDVIKRLMLLGIMATINQEVDRDAVELLAEEYGITLLEMEPEEDGTEIPEIEDAPEDLLPRPPVVTIMGHVDHGKTSLLDTIRKTHVTAREAGGITQHIGAYQIRYQGKKVVFLDTPGHEAFTAMRARGAQVTDIAVLVVAADDGVMPQTLEAIDHAKAAKVPIIVAINKMDKPAANPDLVKQQLAEHGLLPEDWGGDTIMVPVSAKKHQGIDDLLENILLVAEVLELKANPNRNAIGVVVEGELDKGRGPVVTVLIQNGTLRTGDGIVSGTAFGRVRAMNNERGDLIKKAEPSTPVEVLGLSDVPTAGELLYAMDERDARSIAEKRIAKQKYEEQNRSQKVTLDDLFNQIKEGELKNLNIVIKADVQGSVEALRQSFEGIKNPEVRIDVVHAGVGAISESDIMLASAANALIIGFNVRPDANIRKIAEQEQVDMRTYRVIYDAIDDIKQAMQGMLAPKFREVVLGRAEVRQVIPTPKVIVAGSYVTEGKITNNAELRLIRDGIVIHEGSIASLRRFKDDVKEVAEGYECGISIESYRDVKEGDVLEAFTQEEIEQTID, encoded by the coding sequence ATGCAGAAATTTCGAGTCTGGGAATTAGCAAAACAATATAACAAGACAGATAAAGATATCATTTCGACATTGAAATCGCATAATGTGGAAGTCAAAAGCCATTTGAGTGTCGTAGACGAAAAAACCAAACAACTGTTGGATCGGGTGTATGCAGGTAAGCCGGCAACAGGTTCGACGGAAACCAAAGCCGCAGCGACCAAATCGGCGGCAGCCGCATCTCCCTCGACCCCAAAACAACCGCGTCGGCGTCGTCCGGCACGGACCGTGCGGTTTGATCAGCAATCGGGCAAGCCGAAAGAAGAGTTTTTAGTGGACGGCAAGGGACGTAAGCTGGAAACAAAGCCGAAAGTGCAACCGCGCCCGCAAAAAGTTGCGGCAAAGCAGGCGGCGAAATCGGCGCCTGCGAAGCAGGTCGCCGTTAAGCGTGCGGAATCGGCCAAAAAACAGGAACGCAGCGTCAATGTGCAGCAGCATGGCGGCGCCGATATCCGGCGTTCACCACAGAAAAAAGCACAACCGACGGTACGTCCTGAAGAAAAACTGCGTGCGGACGAAGGACAGCGTTCTTCCCGACCGGTTGAAAAGCGTGCGCATAAAGCGGCGCAACGCACGCAATCGTCGAGCCGCAATATGGCGGATCACAATGCGGTAGCGAATCTGGAAGAGGGCTCCGGCAAGGATCGCGGCGGGCGTAAAGCCAATCGTAATCAACGCCGCAATCAGCGCGGTCGGAATCAAAACAAAAATGATCGTCGCGGCAAAGAACGCGGCACATCGCTGTTGGCGCAATCCATCAAAAAATCACGCGCCAAAGGCAAAAATAAAAACGAGCATGCTCACGACAATGCGGAGGCCGTTACTGAAGTAGCGATGCCGCCGTCCGTAACCGTAAAAGAACTTGCCGAATTATTCAAAAAAGAAGTCGGTGATGTCATCAAACGGTTGATGCTGCTCGGCATTATGGCAACGATCAACCAGGAAGTCGATCGTGATGCGGTTGAATTGTTGGCGGAAGAATATGGTATTACGTTGCTCGAGATGGAACCGGAAGAAGACGGTACGGAAATTCCGGAAATCGAAGACGCGCCGGAAGATCTTCTGCCGCGCCCGCCGGTAGTGACGATCATGGGACACGTCGACCACGGTAAAACATCGCTTCTGGACACGATCCGCAAGACCCACGTGACAGCGCGCGAAGCGGGCGGTATCACGCAGCATATCGGTGCGTATCAGATTCGTTACCAAGGAAAGAAAGTAGTATTCCTGGATACGCCTGGACACGAAGCGTTTACGGCGATGCGCGCGCGCGGCGCACAGGTGACGGATATTGCCGTTCTCGTAGTCGCCGCCGACGACGGTGTTATGCCGCAAACACTGGAAGCAATTGACCACGCGAAAGCGGCGAAAGTGCCGATTATTGTCGCGATCAATAAAATGGATAAACCGGCCGCCAACCCGGACCTTGTCAAACAGCAGCTGGCGGAACACGGGCTGTTGCCGGAAGACTGGGGCGGCGATACCATCATGGTACCGGTATCCGCGAAAAAACATCAGGGCATTGATGACCTGTTGGAAAATATTTTGCTGGTAGCGGAGGTGTTGGAACTGAAAGCGAATCCGAACCGTAACGCGATCGGCGTAGTCGTCGAAGGGGAACTGGACAAAGGTCGCGGTCCGGTCGTTACCGTTCTGATTCAAAACGGTACGTTGCGTACCGGTGACGGTATCGTTTCGGGTACGGCATTCGGTCGTGTCCGCGCGATGAACAACGAACGCGGCGATCTTATTAAAAAGGCGGAACCGTCGACACCGGTCGAAGTACTCGGTTTGTCCGATGTTCCGACGGCGGGTGAACTGCTGTACGCCATGGATGAACGGGATGCGCGCAGCATTGCGGAAAAACGCATTGCCAAACAGAAATACGAAGAACAAAATCGTTCGCAGAAAGTCACTCTGGATGATCTTTTCAATCAGATCAAAGAAGGCGAACTGAAAAACTTGAATATCGTCATCAAAGCGGATGTACAGGGGTCGGTCGAAGCGCTGCGCCAGTCCTTTGAAGGGATTAAAAATCCGGAAGTACGGATTGATGTCGTGCACGCCGGCGTCGGCGCGATTTCCGAATCGGATATCATGCTGGCTTCCGCGGCGAATGCGTTGATCATCGGCTTTAACGTACGGCCGGATGCCAATATCCGTAAAATTGCCGAACAGGAACAGGTTGATATGCGCACTTACCGTGTCATTTATGATGCGATTGACGATATCAAGCAGGCAATGCAGGGCATGTTGGCACCGAAGTTCCGTGAAGTTGTCTTGGGACGTGCGGAAGTGCGTCAGGTGATTCCGACGCCGAAGGTGATTGTCGCCGGTTCGTACGTTACGGAAGGCAAGATTACCAACAATGCGGAATTGCGTTTAATTCGCGACGGCATCGTTATTCATGAAGGAAGCATAGCATCGCTCCGCCGCTTTAAAGATGACGTTAAAGAAGTGGCGGAAGGATATGAATGCGGGATTTCGATTGAAAGCTACCGCGATGTCAAAGAAGGCGATGTTTTGGAAGCCTTTACCCAGGAAGAAATTGAACAAACGATCGACTAA
- the rbfA gene encoding 30S ribosome-binding factor RbfA: protein MSQLRVRKMQEFIKQEIGQMLLRDLKDTRLGFVTVTEVAVTGDLREATVYVSLFGNDEEKEKSFAALQNATGFIRTELGKRLQVRHTPEITFAVDRSIDYGDHIERVLKSIKDKEESKNRREGAADEDQ, encoded by the coding sequence ATGTCCCAATTACGCGTGCGTAAGATGCAGGAATTTATCAAGCAGGAGATTGGTCAAATGCTGCTCCGTGACTTGAAAGACACCCGACTCGGATTTGTCACGGTTACGGAAGTAGCGGTTACCGGTGATTTGCGTGAGGCGACTGTCTACGTAAGTTTGTTCGGCAACGATGAGGAAAAAGAAAAATCCTTTGCCGCACTCCAAAATGCCACCGGCTTTATTCGTACCGAGCTCGGTAAAAGGCTGCAAGTGCGTCATACCCCGGAAATTACGTTTGCCGTAGATCGATCGATTGATTACGGTGATCATATTGAACGGGTACTGAAGTCGATTAAGGACAAAGAAGAATCGAAAAACAGACGGGAAGGTGCGGCCGATGAAGATCAGTGA